A genomic region of Melanotaenia boesemani isolate fMelBoe1 chromosome 21, fMelBoe1.pri, whole genome shotgun sequence contains the following coding sequences:
- the oxld1 gene encoding oxidoreductase-like domain-containing protein 1: protein MLCLGVKVARSSVSLPKLCILSLLHMRLLRFCHCPLQFWRSHLHSGIVRFASAGSESPSSALTSSELTNTEQNQNASVWSPEQGPPPAPTHCCMSGCHNCVWIEHAEQLLAYYHNGGDRALAAIEENVLDDNLKAYLKMEVRLLKKT from the exons ATGCTGTGTCTTGGCGTTAAAGTTGCGAGGTCGTCGGTTTCTTTACCAAAG ctgtgtaTCCTCTCCCTGCTACACATGAGACTTCTTCGGTTCTGCCACTGTCCTCTGCAGTTCTGGAGGAGTCATCTTCACAGTGGGATCGTTCGTTTTGCTTCTGCTGGATCAGAATCACCTTCTTCTGCCCTGACATCTTCTGAGCTAACTAACACAGAACAGAACCAAAATGCCTCTGTTTGGTCCCCTGAGCAGGGTCCCCCACCTGCTCCCACCCACTGCTGCATGAGTGGCTGCCATAACTGTGTTTGGATCGAGCATGCGGAGCAGCTGCTGGCATACTATCACAATGGAGGTGACCGAGCGCTCGCTGCCATCGAGGAGAACGTCCTCGATGATAATCTTAAAGCTTACCTAAAAATGGAGGTCAGACTCCTAAAAAAGACGTGA
- the pde6gb gene encoding LOW QUALITY PROTEIN: phosphodiesterase 6G, cGMP-specific, rod, gamma, paralog b (The sequence of the model RefSeq protein was modified relative to this genomic sequence to represent the inferred CDS: deleted 1 base in 1 codon) yields the protein MNLEPPKAEIKSATRVSGGPATPRKGPPKFKQRQTRQFKSKPPKKGIQGFGDDIPGMEGLGTDITVICPWEAFNHLELHELAQYGII from the exons ATGAATCTTGAGCCACCCAAAGCTGAGATCAAGTCAGCCACTCGTGTAAGTGGCggccccgccaccccacgcaaGGGC CCCCCCAAGTTCAAACAGAGGCAGACTCGTCAGTTCAAGAGCAAACCTCCAAAGAAGGGAATTCAGGG cTTTGGTGATGATATCCCCGGCATGGAGGGCTTGGGCACAG ATATCACCGTCATCTGCCCATGGGAGGCCTTCAATCACCTGGAGCTGCACGAGCTGGCCCAGTACGGCATCATCTGA